The Danio aesculapii chromosome 7, fDanAes4.1, whole genome shotgun sequence DNA window ggttctttcagTGAGCCAGTAAACATTTCAAATGCATGCACGAGGACCAATTAGGATTAGCTTCGTCATGCCACTGGATAgctccattgacagcgggaaaTACCAGAAAGAAatcaaaatcagagtcgactaaataatgctgcaccacacaaatttaagaagaaacctgaaactgaaaagatgcgTGTAAATGTGacgatttagaagcatttttttgtcattgacatgaaatgttaaattttacattgttgaaaaagttattaaagtaatatattaaatttgaaacatttgtatttatgtatatagtcagtgaaacacttttcagtgtttattaaactgttaaattgttaaacaactcctcattgtctgttttcttttaaagtctttgatattaagccttgaagggcaaatacttaatttaattcatgaggcatataattcaatatataattcaataattcatataaagcacaCAATTCAATAACTATTACCATATTAATAACGTAAAATTAACATCTTCACtggacaaattttttaaaaatgcaacttTCTAAaacattgttacaacaccaatttttattttattaattaaattagtcagcagactgattgtatttcttgaaaagtaacgcttcaattaatgatttgctagatagaaccttataactctAAGTGGAAAATGACATTAGAATTAGAAGCTTCTATCTGCATTTGACGTGTTTTatttaccccaatttgcaaatttaagagaataTTGATAACATAGATTTAGAGTACATTAAGGGTGTCTGTCATGTTAATATATAAAAGAGAACAGTTACACACGTATTGTTTGctttatggaatgcaaaaactttcaatatctcaaaatcatttacaaCGTAGATGGAACCTTACAATTCCAAGACGACGATATATTATCATATGTACACATACGTTTGTGGGTGTCCAATAGATGtgggtttattatatttaaatttggggtttccacaaaaaaactGTCTCTGAGAAACTGAAGAATATGCAAAAAGTGTTGCAActgtccccactctcccctacttaaatgaacagtttagccaaaactaaaaaaaattctGCCGCCATGTAGACCTAACTCAGCTTTCACTTGCCATACACctgtttttagtttttctttcttgaaaaatgttgaaaaactgCAACCGTTTACTtgaatagtatttgttttcctactatgcaagtctgctttggttttcagctttctttaaaatattttcttttgtgttaaagagaagaaagaaactcttgagggtgagtaaatagtgttaaataaaatgtatagccCTAACATAGAGGCCTACCTTTTAAAAGATAGTTAACATCTTTCAGTTCGCTCTTTGATTCTAAAAAGCAAGACCCCTTATCAATCGACTATCTGCCAGTTTTTCAAATAGGTCTTCAGATGAGTTCTTACATCTTAACATGATGGCTATTTTTCTGCAACTGACCACagataaatatttaatgttcaCAGTACAATCAAACCAATTATTGGAAGAATTTTTAGCTTACCAAACACtagacaaagaaaaaaacattagtaGCAAACATTTAACACAGACTTACCTGGATGAGCTTGTGTTATCATTTTACCCACTGTGATTtggccaatcagaattgagtattacAGAAAGCTGTATAACAAACgattatgaaaataattataaaagaaacatttaaggaTACATGTTGATTATATGAAAGTCATATTATAGATCACTTAAATCAGCTTGCCATATGACACAATCAAGCATTACTCAGACTAATATTTCATTGTTGTAGTGCTGAATATTGagatgtttattattaatgtctCTACACAGGGAAATTGTGCCGTATATTTCATGTTAACcatatgttttatcattgcaCTGCAGCTTTTTTGTTTTCCCAGACTTTTCCGTCCTCAATCTGGGTCTCTTTTGTTCCTCACctttttctttgaaaaaaagaGTTCATATTAGCACACTTTTCTCTTGTTTAAAGTCtgtatgaaattaaaatttacagtgtttattttgcttgctCACATTGTTTATTCTTAAAGTGAATAATAAATTCATGCTCTGAAAATAATAGTTTGTTttagtaatctttaatcaaatctgaCCATTTTCTTCAGCCTTTAGAGTGGTGGTTCTTCTGTTGATGTCAACCTCAtggcttccatagcaactgcatattaaaaCCCCCTCTTCCCGTTAGTTTACAGTGAGGCAATGATatgcaaaagaaagccccacccatacTCAATAATCAGTTCCAATTTGAAGTACACCAACACATAGATATTTATGTTAGATATTGCctaaactctcagaaataaaggtacaggagctgtcactggggcagtaccttttcaaaaggtacatatttgtacctgaagggtccataatggcaCCTTAAAGGTACTTTtcaggtacatttgggcactaatatgcacatttgaggtaccactgtggactcattgggtacaaatatgtattttttttaaaggtaatgctccagtgacagctcttgtacctttatttctgagagtgtacgctattgttgtctattgtaAGTAATGCGTCaacagagccgccattttagtacagggtagcgctcctttgtaATGAATGTGGGACGCAGTGGAGGACTGACCATCCGGAGCctaagatatatacatatatctatgatcgggagttttcccggtggtcagtatgcaagtatttttttaaatacccttatattttacatcacttttctaaaacgatggataagtgaccacatgggcattgctgacaaagagcgtgtgtttgtgtgcatggaaatgtattatcctccctccctgttaaatttgatctaatctgtgccctgaaacacaccccctctcctgctttctaattctaacagagggagcgattaaTTTGTGACTGAATCTTCATTGTGAACGATTCATGTAAATCATCGATATACCTGCTTCTCAGTGTGCAtaatatccacctttctgatctaaatggtaataacatttgtaatattcaataatttagggtggaaagTATGCACATTGATGTCATCAGGCACTCTTATaaattacttcaaaaactagccatTACTTCACTTaaccgacaataatacaagtttctagcacctcAGCGTCTTgttatcatatttcatttacattgtttgctgattttattcaacaaaactagcataagcatagaatttagtgcaagttggtgctactttgccttatggtcagtgcagtaagtgactgtattatcatcaataaagtTCATGatcacaaaagttcgtaacatacaaaatcgtaaaaacgaaatcttacctataaaCTGTTATGCTTTTatgctttcttttctttgtttgctcgttactacacctgtaTACAgcgccaatctgaagatgctggtaTTATTACCATCACCATTATTGTCTCTATATTTCTGCATGTATCGGTAGTTGCAAAGACtttaatttcagtatgttgatgtcattgatatatacactagatatcataTAAGGACCCTGAGTATaccgctgccacatttgtacagtgctcccaggacaaacgtcattcaaccgcacttagTCAAGAgcaaagccaatctgaagatgatGGTATTATTACcaagtgcagttgaatgacatttgtcctgagagcactgtacaaatatggcgcattgacgcatgctcagggtccttATGTGATATCTAGTGCATATATCGATGATATCAACATACTGGAATTAAAGTCTTAGCAACTTCTGTTACATGCGGAAATAGGGGTACAGTAATGGTAATGGTAATAAtaccagcatcttcagattggctttggtcttgactggtgcggttgaatgacttttgtcctgggagcactgtacaaatatggcggcggtATTGATGCATTCTCATGGTCCTTATGTGATATCTAGTATATATATCGATGACATCAACATACTCAAATTAAAGTCTTAGCAACTTTTGATACATGCGGAAATAGTGGTGCAGTGATGGTAATAATACCATGAAACGAAACCAATGAAAGACCTTGACAAATGAAAGTTCAATACTGCCAGATACATAAACAGGTTTTCTAATATTTCAGTTTTCCCCTTATCTGAGTGCCATAATCACGCGACGCTATAAAGGAAGTGCATCACCCTCAGCATAAGTAATGCTTCAGTGTAAGTGATTTTTATTCTTTCCCCAGGCCCTGGCAGAGAGTTTCCCTCGAGGCTTGTGTTTTACAACCAGCCTTCTTGGCAACGTCTCTTTCTCTTGCACTCGTTTGGTCTGCCACTGTACTTAGCCCTTTCCCTATAACATTCATCACGCTGTTCCATCTGATAGATGTCCTCTCACTGGTACAGCATCCGATCAAAGGAGGGCCTGTGTTATTTCAAGACGGATAATGACTTCGGTTAGGTCAACAAATCTGTGACAAAGCTCAAGACCAGAGTCAGCATTGACCTCCAGGCCCTCTATATTAACAAACTAcagcatttctctctctctctttctctcgcactctctctctctcctctattCATTCACTGGTGCTGAGTTAACCTCCTGTCTCTTGTTACATGGAGATCAATGGAAATGGAGACTGCTCCTAAGGAAGAGAGCTGCGAGTCATATcagaaatgcagttttaaattaatttagaagGAAGTGTAATAGGCTACAACAGATAGTGAGCTATTTCTGTAGATTTTCATGTGGCATGTGATGTTGAAGGGATAATAATGAAAGACTGGCTTTGACAGTCTCTTGACCTACCAAAATacttctctctctatctctctctctctgtaacgATATATATCATATTCCTTCTTTAGTGGATTGTTTCTTAGTATTAGGTTTTCTCTTGCCATAGTccttgagaggggtctggatgcagacctggtgcagatgcaatctgagctgcattcaatgctttttaatgggctcacctaaccccacctctaaccctacccctcacagtgacgtcactcgctccatttgagtgcattgtgtctgacattgcatcgctgagtgatgcagtctcagcttgcatcataaaagctgcatccagatactattggagccCTTTGTTGTTCGGTTATTTTCTATTCAGCAAACCACAAATTGTTAATATTAAGGGAGAGCTTTTTCTGTTTTGTGTCtttagaatgtgtctgtgaagtatCAGCTCTTAATAACTCACAAATATGTTAttattctacactctcagaaataaaggaacagGAGCTgttactggggcagtaccttttcaaaagatacatatttgtacccaatgagtccacagtggtacctcaaaggtgcatattagtgcccaaacgtacctaaaaagtaccttttgaGTTACCATTATGGAATCATCAGGTACAAATATATACGTTTTGAAAAcctactgccccagtgacagatcctggacctttatttctgagagtgtatgttgtaaatgccttaaagggatagttcacccagaatgTTAAATGTACTCTCCCTCAAGTAGtaccaaacctttatgaatttttgttttgatgaacacataagaagatattttgaacctgtaactattgacttccatagtaggaaaaactaaaattgtatggaagtcaatgtttaaagtttgtttgttgcaaaaaaatatcttctcttgtgtttaacagcaaaGGAAAACTGCTCTTGACTTATGTTAGCTCAATAAGAACACATTTCTTTGACCTATATGCTGATATGGACTATGCTAATCTATATGCTAAAATGGTATTAATCATATCTGGTATACCATATTTTTACCATTACACAAACACTGTAGATTCACATCCGTGTTTATACTCCACAGTAAAGTGAATTATGCAAGTAGCTAGCTACATTAGTCATCTAAAAGCCATAATCCTCCAGCTACTTCACTCAAATGTTAATTTCTTTGTGGTTTAGAAACCGAAAGGTTATGAAAGAGATATCATAATGTACTGTGTTTGCGAGTCTAGATGCACATTGAAAAGCTAGGATGagcaatattattaatactactttTTAGGATGTCATTATATGGAATCAAGCGGTTGGGATGTTTGCGCTTGTAtcacttattttatttgaaagtattaaatatttaaaacaatgtcaTAGCTTACAACTGTAAGAGTAAGACTGATTTATGAAACGTTTGAAATAATGGTCTTGTATTGTCAAATTATAAATGGTCCTCATAGTAATGACAGGTCTTTTTGACTTAAAAATATGGTTGTTGATTGACAGAAATGTCTTTAAATTCAGAATACAGTAGATAATAATTTGCATTACCTTAAGTAACGTGACGTGATGGGTAGCgaagtcacctcacagcaagaaggtcgctggttcgagccccggctgggtcagtcggcatttctgtgtggagtttgcatgttctcactattttcatgtgggtttcctctgggtgctccggtttcccccaaggtccaaagacttgcgctataggtgaattgggtaagctaaattgtctgtagtgtatgtatgtccTGATCCTCagcccacctcataaaaactaaatgttaccaatcaccaatatggtgtggctaaatatcaactttgatataaaatgGCCTTGGGAGTGAGTCAATAAGTAATGTTCCATATTAAAATAGCAAACAGGGCTTCTCAACAGCTGTTAGCAAAGCTTGATGTTTGCAATTAAAAAGTACTTGAGTGGACTCCCAAAGCTGGTATAGGGTAACTATATATCTATATGTCTATTTTTGCAATCTTATGTGCATATATTTTATTGCTGGCTAAACCAAGAGTCTGTAATTTTCATCTATGCAATGTTCATTCTGTTTTACataaaaactaattctaaatattaatgtttaaaaggtattattattatagcctatTGATTCCACATGCTTGCTCTCAGACCCTCTCTCTGTCCTCTCTCTACAGCAGCGTCCGGTGAAGCAGTCCTTGGCTGCCTCTCTGTGTCGAGAGTCTCACTGGAAGTGTCTTCTCCTTACTCTGCTCATGTTCGGCTGTTTTGGCACACTGGCCTGGTGCAAGCTGTGCAAAGTTCCAGTGCTTGCTCCAACAGAGCCAGAAGCTGCAGTTGAGGAGCCCGGACACCCCTCTACGACCTCTGCAAGCTCCGATGTCTTCACCCCTCTAGAAGGGGATCTGGATAGTCCTTGTTCCAGCGGCTACATTTATATTCCTCTGGCTTTCCTGGCTATGCTGTATGTTGTTTACCTGGTGGAATGCTGGCACTGCTACTCCAAAACGGCCATGTTGGCTCAAGCAGAGGTTGCGGAGGTGTACGAGCGCGTGCAGAGACTGCAACAAGCAACACCGTGCATTTGGTGGAAGGCCATCAGTTACCACTATGTGCGACGGACAAGACAGGTGACTCGATATCGCAATGGAGATGCCTACACCACGACACAAGTGTATCATGAGCGTGTAAACACACACGCGGCAAGCTCAGAGTTTGACTACGCTAGGTACGGCGTCAAAGACGTTTCAAAGGAACTAAGGGGATTAATGGATCACCCGGCCGTGCGGCTGCGCTTCACCAAATGCTTTAGTTTCGCAAGTGCCCGAGCTGAGGCTGCCTACCTCACCCAGCGGGCACGTTTTTTTGGTGAAAATGAAGGACTTGATGATTACATGGAGGCACGGGAGGGAATGCATTTGAAGAATGTGGATTTCCGTGAACACATCCTAGCTTTCCCTGACCCAGCCAGACAGCCCTGGTACGCCAGGCGTAAGGTTTTCTGGCTGGCCTCGGCTCTGCTCCTGTCCTGGCCACTTCGGGTTGTTGCGGAGTATCGCACTGCATATGTGCACTACCATGTAGAGAAACTGTTTGGGGACGCTGATGACAACAATAGAGGCGATGTAACCGAGAATGGTGGGAGCAACGAAAATGGGAACGGACCTGGCACTGGATCAAGCTATCGTGCTATTTCACGAGTTAATACAGTGGACATGACAGAGCTGGAGTGGCACATTCGCTGCAACCAACAGATGGTCCCAAGCTACTCCGAAGCTCTGTTGATGGATCCTGGTTCAGTTACCAATCAAGGTACCAGCACTCCTCCAGCGGGGCAGGGGGCAAACTCGACAGCGAGTGGCCCAACTCTTCCGGTGGCCTTCACCTCTGCCTACTTGCTCCAAAACTGTCCTCGGTGCCGCCGCACCACGAGCAGCGCTTCCCTTCCATCCCGACTCAGAGGCCCGACCGCAGCTCTGCTGAGTGGAACTATGGCTGGGATGAGAGCTAGTGGATCAGGAGGCGGTGCTGGAGGTCCAGGACGACTGGTTCTAAGCAGGAGCGGCTTCTCATTGGGACGACTCCAGGCCCCTCGTCCTCCGTCCCTCTTCCACTCCCGAAGTGTCGGTGGAGGACTAGCAGCAAGAGGAGAAGAGACAGGTGGAGGAGGGGGATTTTTGGGTTTGGGATCCAGACAAGATGAAGAGAGCAGAAGAGTGCTGGAGGGAGAGGGTGACGAGGAAGAGGAGGCGGTAAATGTGGCGGAAAGAGAAGAAGAAGGTGAGAGAGAAGGGGAGCAAAGAGAGCAACAGGAGGATGCAGAAGAAGAGGAAGCAAGGGAAGGAGACAGACCTCCTACATATCAGGATGCCTTTTTCTTCCCCGTGTTGATTGTGCATGGAGAGGAGAGCTGCCATTCAGGTGAGGACATTTCCTGAAGAAAAGACATTAAACCCTGATCAAAAAGAGCACTAAAGTGTCAGGAGTAGAGAAAGACCATTTGAAAACTCATGGCCAATTCAATAGAGTGTGAAGGGAGTCATTTGTCAGTTGACCTTTCTCTAAGCTCCACTTCCCTTGATCACTGTTGCTAAATCGGACAAACTGTGCAAGAACAAACTAGAGATTAAAATATACcgtgtttttaaattttaaagtatGCATGCTTGGTGATTAAACAAAAAAGGTGAGAACCAAGGTGAATGCTGATCACAAGAAACTGAAAAGAGATGCAACTTGTTTATCAGAGTTTAATTAATACTACTTAAAGATTAggaaaaaatacagtttgtatcGACTTCAGGTACCTTGTGCCATTTTACTAGTGACCGGATAACATGGTTTATCATTATTAGAAATTATCCTCTACCACAGATCTTCCATAGACTTTCACAAGAAAAGCTCGTTTGAGAAAAACATAAATGCCAACAGTTGCTAAAGTGGGACTGGTCTTTTTTAAAGCGGCACTTAGAGAAGGTTAAAGTGGTTTATTTTAAGCCCAACCTGAGTATGAGAATGCATAAAAATGTCCAAAGTGTCAGACACCTATTGTAAACAATGACTGACATTAATATAAACGTATCTATGCAATAAATAAGAGAGGGTTTGTAAAATCTAAAGGGGATACACAAAAAAAGACATCTCCCAACGTACTGCTCCTCCTCTGGTCATGGAGAAAAACGCATCAAAAGACATGCTACCAAAATGAAAGGCAGTCGAAAAGTCTTCCAAAGATCATGAAGAGTTTATCAAGAGGAATGTTATTAATCTACATAAACACATAGCCGATGTAAAGCTGTGTCCCACACgtcaaaaaagttttgttttctaaaaaaaaaatacaaaaatggagcgagagagagagacaccTGATTAGCTTGCACATGATTTTGCTCTTTGAGATATTTCATtataactagggctgggcgatatggcaaaaatgctatcttgataattattttccatattgaatgataacgatataCATTTTGATATATGTCGGTAATGTTTCAAGGTTTAAAAGAGtacccaacaatgactgaagccacaaaaattactGGGtcaattaaatggcataacaaattttcagttttgggcagTACTGACGTTTtaagcttaactacatttctcggTAGCGttgctactttataaatcaagcAGCTTTTCTGTAGCAAAGcaattttttagtcaagtagcgcagtagcgtccacacaagctacatttaccaatcgcagATCATTAAGTGACGGCATCGACATTCACGCAGCTGTGAGGCCAATAtctagctgatgaaagtaaatccatatgatggctaGAATGACGATTCCTTCTTCCTGTTTTTCGgaggtcgacaacaaactttttggtgcaagaaatttgcatatatattaaataaattatactaTGGAaattcatgatagttactaatgatactacattatgtagtgtaattaattattgaagagttgtaaatatatatatacaatataatggttattcctaaatatttccctttaatataaattactatagtattttaaatgtgtaacacctgggtttactggattttttgtttttgctgttatatactataatactttttgtttggtacagcatattatatgcagtaaataattgaactgaacaattctgcctcaaaTGTTTCTttcacagttttattgatcactaagatatgatttttaaaacactctcaatttgaatctctttaaaaatcaTGGACAAAACATTCCAAGCAGCAGAGCTAGTACGCAAAAAAGAATTTCTACCTGATTCATTCTTAAATCTATATGGATAAATATCCCTGCTACGtgctcttgtagaatgacaatgtacctcactaactaaaacgtaataattaaggaaatattttgggaccattttctttaaaatcttaaaaaatatcactaatttaaaaatttttaacctattctcaacttttaaaaaattactttggctgtaatgttcattatttaaatgtgtcagtggaggtactttcataacaattctacacaacttattttgggccgtctgcaatttatttttcatttttttagaactaccgctgtaccaaaaagctgcagcATAGTCAAAGTATGGCTGCACTAATGAACttgctaattttttttaaagtttgggtatctaggagctctgcctgtcttgctaaaaacCTCATTTTAGAACAAATTTTTGAATGGActataacagccatcttttcaCCTGTCAAATTACTATCTAAAACGCAACCCAAATATTTCACTTCCTGTTTTGGAGGAATAATTTGATCCTCTACTTTTATCTCTGACTTGACACATTTTCTTAGTTTCGCAGctgaaccaaataaaataaattcagctCAATAactttttcaagtagcttgcccaagaCTGCAAATTTTCAGCCGATAAATTTTTGGTGGacgaaaattcggtacatctctaataacaacaacacacttTTCGAttctcattgttgcacatttctgccgtgtgattggctcgtagatcaatatagagtagaaagtccagagcttatcattgttattgacataaattttattgagATTCGATATCGTTGatcggcccagccctaattataactgtgttttcttttccttttaaCATTCTCTCACTGCTTCTGCCGCTTTTTATGAAACAGATCTTTGACACAAACTAATGGATCATATTATTGCAGGAATTGTAATCACAATAAGCCATTTTCTTACAGCTTCATTTTTGTCTTTCTACAGTCTAATAAGTTCCAGTAACAAGCTTTTGGTTTGTTTGTCAAACTAGTGAAAGTATGTGGAGATATTTTCCAGCACTTAGGTTTTcaaagtatgttttatatttattgtttgtgttcaatgtattttatatttatcgtTTGTACGACAGCGTTTCACCAACTTTGCCTCATAAAGAGCTTTACACAGAACAGCACCTCACAGGCATAAATAATGGTACAGCATGTTGCCTCCGTCGTAGCCTCTGTGCCCATCCGTGATTGGCTGAAGTGTCATGTGAATAAATAGGCCAATTGTGGACGAGACTGCTTAGTGTGCCAAGACACATCCATCTCCTGGTAACTGTGAATCTTCGTAAGACGTCTTACTAGTGAGTTCACTGAGGCATACACATGTGAATGTGTTTTGTAATGGAAAAATGTGTACAACGCAAATCTTCCTACTTCTGTCAAGCTTCTAATATAATCTTCAATATACATTGAAGGAAGAAATGGACAGGTTTTGTCCTATCATATGGCATGCAGATGTGCTCTCTCTCATTTATCCTTTAGCAGGTCATGTAGATGTTGCAGCTGTACTGCAAATCATTTAAGAACACCTTTAAGAGAAAGAGAATATTCTTGCAATACTGTTGAAAATGTTGTCACAACGTGAATGTTGATCTAACAGTGTTGTGGTGTCTATTTATATCACAATGAGAATGTGTATGTCATCTGTGTTTGACTGTGTGGTGCGTTTCATCTACTCACCTGTTGTTGAGACACAGATGGCAGAAACGTAAACTACAAAATACTTGAATTTCAAGAAATCTGAACTCAATTGGATGCACAACTTTTTCTGATGATATGTTTAGACTTTTTTTAGACTTTctttttgctgttaatttacttcaTCTCAGGCCATCAAAgatgtaggggggggggggggggggggggtttaagCGGAGTAGCTAAGaacatggacccttttcacatttctggttTTCTCATTATTGGAAGTCATCGTAGTtaggtaaacttagagcacagtgaaccggagagtacaacaaataaatgttttttatattcctatttgctaaaataataaaagaaaaactcaacaatagtgttatcaagacttttagaaaaaggaaaacaattgTGTGAGAttgata harbors:
- the LOC130232776 gene encoding transmembrane protein 151B, with protein sequence MQEATADGEEPILDGAAREEQRPVKQSLAASLCRESHWKCLLLTLLMFGCFGTLAWCKLCKVPVLAPTEPEAAVEEPGHPSTTSASSDVFTPLEGDLDSPCSSGYIYIPLAFLAMLYVVYLVECWHCYSKTAMLAQAEVAEVYERVQRLQQATPCIWWKAISYHYVRRTRQVTRYRNGDAYTTTQVYHERVNTHAASSEFDYARYGVKDVSKELRGLMDHPAVRLRFTKCFSFASARAEAAYLTQRARFFGENEGLDDYMEAREGMHLKNVDFREHILAFPDPARQPWYARRKVFWLASALLLSWPLRVVAEYRTAYVHYHVEKLFGDADDNNRGDVTENGGSNENGNGPGTGSSYRAISRVNTVDMTELEWHIRCNQQMVPSYSEALLMDPGSVTNQGTSTPPAGQGANSTASGPTLPVAFTSAYLLQNCPRCRRTTSSASLPSRLRGPTAALLSGTMAGMRASGSGGGAGGPGRLVLSRSGFSLGRLQAPRPPSLFHSRSVGGGLAARGEETGGGGGFLGLGSRQDEESRRVLEGEGDEEEEAVNVAEREEEGEREGEQREQQEDAEEEEAREGDRPPTYQDAFFFPVLIVHGEESCHSGEDIS